A stretch of Henckelia pumila isolate YLH828 chromosome 4, ASM3356847v2, whole genome shotgun sequence DNA encodes these proteins:
- the LOC140861847 gene encoding major allergen Pru ar 1-like: MGLITYEHEVSCSIPPAKLFKAFILDGDNLIPKVLPQAFKSIENIQGDGGVGTVKLITFGEGSQYKSVKHRVDEIDEANHAYKYSIIEGDVLGEDIESISYHVKIEASADGGSVVKTISHYHTKHDAHGITEEKIKEGKEKAKAIFKAVEAHLHAHPDAY; the protein is encoded by the exons ATGGGTTTGATCACTTACGAGCATGAAGTTAGCTGTTCCATCCCACCGGCCAAGTTGTTCAAGGCCTTCATCCTCGATGGTGACAACCTCATCCCTAAGGTTTTGCCTCAGGCTTTTAAAAGCATCGAAAATATTCAAGGAGACGGTGGTGTTGGCACCGTCAAGTTGATCACTTTTGGCGAAG gtaGCCAATACAAGAGCGTGAAACACAGGGTCGATGAAATTGATGAGGCAAACCATGCCTACAAGTACTCTATCATTGAAGGTGATGTTTTAGGGGAAGATATTGAATCCATTTCCTACCATGTCAAGATCGAAGCCTCCGCTGATGGCGGCTCTGTCGTCAAGACTATTAGCCATTACCATACTAAACATGACGCCCACGGTATCACCGAAGAGAAGATCAAGGAAGGAAAAGAGAAAGCAAAGGCTATATTCAAAGCTGTTGAGGCTCACCTCCATGCACATCCTGATGCTTACTAA